tccTGCTCTTATTCCATCAGTTGAGGGCTGGCAATTTTTTTTCTCACTCATTTTCTCATGAAGATGCAATTACTCAAAAAATACAAAGCTCCTTGCTGAGCCGATTCCTGGCTATATGTAAATACTCAATGCGCAAATTATactagatatatacacacacatacataaacacgcacgtatatatacacatgtacacacacacatatatatatacacatgtacacacacatacataaacacgtacgtatatatacacatgtacacacacatacataaacacgcacgtatatatacacatgtacacacacatatatatatatatacacatgtacacacacacacatatatatatatatatatgtacacacacacacacacacacatatgtatgtgaagggtcttgacccaaaacctcacccattccttcaatccagagatgttacctgtcctgctgagttactccagaattttgtgtctatcttcacatatatgtatatatacacatatctatgtgtgtatgtatatatatatatatatgcctggagaagggtctgaacttgaaacgtcatccattccttctctccagaggtgctgcctgccccgctgagttactccaacattttgtgtatacacatatacgcacacacgcacacatatacacacacacacacacacatatatatatatatatatatatatatatatatatatatatatatttgatttgattcaactttattgtcattgcacaaatacgagtacaggtacaacaaaatgcagtttagcatctggtcagagtgcaaggtagtagaaataaaaatactggttaaacaatATGTGCAATGTGGATGAAAATATAggcaaataatatatatatatatatacatagacaaataatatatatatacacacacacacatatacgtatacacatgtgtgtgtacatacatatatatacacacacacacacacatatatatatatatacaacccactcacatatatatatatatacacaacacacacacacatatatatatatacacatatgtacacatacacaacacacacatatgcaacacacacatatatatcacacacatatatatatacaacacacacacatatatacacaatacacaatatatatatatatatatatatgtactggAAGTAAATATAATTACCctcagggagagattcaaagcaGACATGATGCCTCTTATATCTTGAGATTGCATCCAACATTTTGAATGGGCACTTTCCCTTTAAGAGGCATTTGTGCTCCGGTGGCGATTTGGCAAAATAAAACCCTGCACTTGCCCTTGTCGTCCTTTTAAGGCATGGCCATCACTGGTTTCCATGGGGTTTGCTGGATCAGATGGTTGCTTTTGTATCAGTAGCAGCAgctgtagcagcagcagcagcgctcctggcTCCGTCCCCTCTCGCTCCTGGGCCAATCTGCTCCAAGCCTGTGGGACAATAAACAAGCTCCACTCCccaggtgagtgtgtgtgtgtgtgagggagagagggggataaatactgtgtatatatatatatatatagagagagagagagattgagagagagagggagatagggatatatatatatatatatatatatatatatatagagatagagagagagagagatagagagaggtagatagggagaggtagagagagagagagaaagggatatatagagagagatagagatactgagagagatagacggtgagagggggaagagagagagaggggggatatatatatatttagagagggagagagatagagagagaggggtatagagatagataggggggagagagggggaatataTATATACCGATAGAGgtagtgagagggagagaaagagggggagagatatatatatatatatatagagatagtgtgagagagagggacagagagggaggggaagagagacggAGGTGtagagatagtgagagagagagggggatagagggagaaagggatagagagagatatagagagataggaAGATAGTGAGAGATGTACATGGGTAAATAGAAagggatatatatatagagagaggcagagagaaagagagagggcgagagagacagATAGTCCTTGAAAGGTGAGTGATGCAGAATTAATGCAAGCTATCTCATCGATGAAATTAAGTGCAAGGACACTCAAGTCTACAATTGTATTTGAGGTCAGTGATGGTTTCattgaaatacagcatgaaagAAATGAGTGCAAGCAAAAATCAAATGGATTTTGTACCAGGCATCTTGTAACACACCTTGTGTGCCTCTGTGTCATCCTCCCCTAGCGAACAATGATCCGTTCTACATTCTCTTTGATCTTCGTCCCTTtgatctcgttttcacaccttaccctcccatatctctctgtgtctccctctcccctgactctaggtcagaagaagggcctcgaccccaaaacgtcacccattccttctctccagagatgctgcctgtcccgctgagttactccagcgttttgtgtctttcctcggtgtaaaccagcacctgcagttccttgctacacatagaaacatagcaattaggtgcaggagtaggccattcggccctttgagcctgcaccgccattcaatatgatcatggctgatcatccaactcggtatcccgtacctgccttctctccataccccctgatccccttagccacaagggccacatctaactccctcttaaatatagccaatgaactggcctcgactaccctctgtggcagagaattccagagattcaccactctctgtgtgaaaaaagttcttctcatctcggttttaaaggatttcccccttatccttaagctgtgacctcttgtcctggacttccccaacatcgggagcaatcttcctgcatctagcctgtccaacccctttagaattttgtaagttctcgTAGTGTACCAACATCTTCTGTACACTAAAACCTGAAGCTACCAGGATAACATTCAAATGgcatttaaagttaattttacattttgttattttctttgtttttttttgcagtatTTTGTTCTCCGGGAGCTaacttcttaagggattggacaggtttgttgcagggaaaatgttcccgaagttgggggagtccagaaccaggggtcacacagtttaagaataaggggtaggccattttaggactgagatgaggaaaagctttttcacgcagagagttgtgaatctgtggaattctctgccacagaaggcagtggaggccaattcactggatgttttcgagagtgagatatagctcttcgggctaacggaatcaagggatatggggaacagtTGCAAACCACCATAGGACAAACATACTGAGTATTATTCTACTATCCAGATTAAAATAATCTGAATGCAAGTTTGTTTCTTTAATACCATTGAGTAACATTGTGGAAGTGTGATAAGTGTGAGAATGtacactccagattcagggacagtttcttcccagctgtttacaggcaactgaatcatcctaccacaactagagagcagtgctgaactactggaagaaggacacaaaatgctggagtaactcagcgggaaaggcagcagctctggagagaaggaatgggcgacgtttcgggtcgagacccttcttcagattgaatgtgTTCAGACtaacttctttagtctgaagaagggtctcgacccgaaacgtcacccattctggataaactggataaacttggcttgtactcgctagaatttagaagattgaggggggatcttatagaaacttacaaaatccttaaggggttggacaggctaaatgcaggaagattattcccgatgttggggaagtccagaactaggggtcacagtttaaggataagagggaagttttttaggaccgagatgagaaaatcattttttacacagagagtggtgaatctgtggaattccctgccacagaaggtagttgaggccacagttcattggctatatttaagagggagttagatgtggcccttgtggctaaagggatcagggggtatggagagaagacaggtacgggatactgagttggatgatcagccatgatcatattgaatggcggtgcaggctcgaagggccgaatggcctactcctgcacctattttctatgtttctatgtttctattccttctctcaggagACGATGCCtgtaccagctgagttactctggcattttgtgtctatcttcggtttaaaccagtgtctgcagtttagtttagtttagtttagagatacagcgcggaaacaggcccttcgacccaccgagtccatgccaaccagcgagccctgcacactagcactatcctacacacacactagggacaatttgcacttataccaggccaattaacctacaaaccttcccacacagtcctgaactactatctacctcaacggtaaccctcggactatctttgatcggattttactggctttaccttgcactaaacgttattcccttatcatgtatcatctgtacactgtaaatggctcgattgtaatcgggtattgtctttccgctgactggatagcgcgcaacaaaatcctttcactgtacctcggtacacgtgacaataagccagACTAAGCATTGCTTGGGTCGATAGGGCCCCAATTATTTTTACTGTGCCCTTGAGCTATTTTCAGGCCTGGTTTGATCTCTCCTTTTGTTCCGACAGTATTTTTAGGAGGACAAATGTGACTCATGGTGGTCCTTTATGTTTGATGGGAACAGATGGGCCTCGAGTCCTGCTTGTTTGTTTGATCTCTTAGAGGTGAAGGTTCAGATTATACAGGCATTAGTCACGGTGTTTGTTTGACCTCTGAGGTCAAGGTTCAGATTATAAaggcccaccaccgattttccgtcaACTTGCGGTCCGTCAacttaatccggacaaaattaccggCGCGCACTCGAAAACGACCCCCCCCACACGGaagcccacctcccccccccccccccccccccccccccccgaaaatgcAGCGCCCATCTCGGCCTCATGTCTTCCGCGGCCGATCGGCGAGTggaatctgccccccccccccccccctgcgcgccatggggctctggaactctgctGGGGTCtggccggcagatccgttccagtAGCCGACATctgaggccgactttgcgggccggtatctcgccccccccccccccccccccccccacccaccccaccccccccccccggcagccTCGGCGGAACATTCCAGTACCGCTGGACTCCTCTCTCGGAGACAAGTTCACATGTTATaggaggaattaggccattcggcccatcaagtccactccgccattcaatcatggctgatctctgcctccccaatcccattttcccgccttcccccccataacccttgacacccgttctaatcaagaatttgtctatctctgccttaaaaaaatatccactgacgtggcctccacagccgtctgtggcaatgagatccacagattcaccaccttctgactgaagaagttcctcctcacctcctttctgaaagagcgccctttaattctgaggctatgacctctggtcctagactctcccatcagcgggacctgttggtctggcaaatccggcaaggctctgtgtaaaccggcatctgcagttcctccttgcacACAGTGGATGGTAGCATGGGCTAGAGTCGAGACCTCGAATAGCGGGGGGGAAAGGGGGTTACAGGTGAGGAGTCGTCTACAGGGCCCAAAATATGACCTCCTGATAGCAAGGAGCATCAATGGAAAAACAGCCTTGACGTGTTAGAACtacgagatggacacaaaatgctggagtaactcagcgggacaggcagcatctctggagagagaaggaatgggcgacgttttgggtcgagacccttcttcagacttcttcagtcagaCAAACTGTcgtcggagacagtgagactggtcggagaactgcgaaggggagggatggagagagagggacagcaagggttacttgaagttggagaagtcaatgttcagaccgCTGCTGCCCAAGCAGAACTAGGAGGTGAGGATCCTCcattttgtgctgggcctcactctgatagtgaTAATGGCAAGGACACTACATTTGTTATGGGATTATTTCATACACATATTGATTGGACAAATCAAACTGTGAGGGGGATTAAAGATGCAGGATTTGTGGAGTGCGTTAAGGGATGCTTCTCAGAGCGGACTGTTGCAGCATGTTGGCTATTTCGGATTTGGTCGTGAATAATAATAAGGAAGGCCTGATAAGACATCAGGagatgcagatgatggaatctagagcaaaaaaacagtctgctcgaggaactcagtgggtcaggcagcatctgaggagagatgACCAtacgctaatttgaggaaggacattcttgctattgagggagtgcagcgtaggtttacaaggttaattcccgggatggcgggactgtcatatgctgagagaatggagcagctgggcttgtacactctggagtttagatggatgagagggaatctcattgaaaaatataagattgctaagggtttgaacacgctagaggcaggaaacatgttcccgatgttgggggagtccagtaccaggggccacagtttaagaataaggagtaagccatttagaacggagacgaggaaacactttttgtcacagagagtctgtggaattctctgcctcagagggcggtggaggcaggttctctggatgctttcaagagagagctagaaagggctcttaaagatagcggagtcaggagatatggggagaaggcaggaacggggtactgattgtggatgatcagctatgatcacattgaatggcggtgctggctcgaagggccgaatggcctactcctgcatctattgcctattgccAAGTGTTAGCCCGTCCCCACCTcttctattccagctttctcccacgttccccaccagtctgaagaagggtctcagcccaaagtgtcgtctgtccattccctccaccttagggcggcacagtggcagagttgctgcctcacagcggccagaggcctgggttcgatcctgaccttgggtgctgtctgtgcggagcttgCACGCACGCACccccgtgactgcgcgggtttcctccggtttctcTGATATGATCTCTGATATATGATTACACTCCaaacccgtgacctgcgcgggttttctctgagatcttcggtttcctcccgcactccaaaaatgtgcaggtttgtaggttaattagctttggtaaatgtaaaaaagaaaaattgtcccctagtgggtgtaggatggtgttagtgtgcggggatcgctggtcggcacggatccgggcgggccgaatgggcctgtttccgtgctgtatctctcaacaaaaCTCTAaactaaggtagataaaaatgccggagaaactcagcgggtgaggcagcatctatgcagcaaaggaaatagtCGACCTTTTGGGTTaagtcccttcttcaggtggtcccttctttcccctcccctccccagagaccctcccgcagcccactgtctccgcctcttcctttcttcttcccgcccccccccccaccaccctcacatcagtctgcagaagggacttgacccgaaacgtcgcctatttccttcgctccatagatgctgcccgacccgctgagtttctccagcatttttgtccaccttcgattttccatcatctgcagttccttcttaaactggtcACCgtaggttcttggttcttggtttcatggtcctccaaaatattccaaatggaatttaaactggaggtggtgaagggggggcttaagccagaaagggttattgggaggaaagagctactttaaatttagttgcatctggttgggtaactatagttgggtggagattattccatgctttaattgtgcgggggaagaacgaattgctgtacacatctgtctttgtagctgggatcacaaattggatcaaatgccctcgtctgttcctaattggtttgggtttggtgtaggtcttgtataaccatataacaattacagcgcggaaacaggccatctcggccctacaagtccgtgccgtacacttactctcacctagtcccatctacctgcacccagACCATACCCCTCTAtttctttcccatccatatacctatccaatttatttttaaatgataaaatcgagcctgcctccaccacttccaccggaagctcattccacacagctaccactctctgagtaaagaagttcctcctcatgttacccctaaacttctgtcccttaattctgaagtcatgtcctcctgtttgaatcttccctactctcaatgggaaaagcttgtccacgtcaactctgtctatccctctcatcattttaaagacctctatcaagtccccccttaaccttctgcgctctagagaataaaaacctaacttattcaacctttctctgtaacttagttgctgaaacccaggcaacattctagtaaatctcctctgtactctcccaaTTTTCtcaattggtctcaccaatgccttgtacaattttaacattacatcccaacttctatagtcaatagtcaatagtcaatttaattgccatttggacccctggaggtccaaacgaaatgccgtttctgcagccatacattacaaacaaatagacccaagacacaacataatttacatactcgtatctatgtcgagctgaccatttaacattcaaCAAGGTGGGAGATAGGCTGACCTCTTGCCCGTGTTTGTTGTGAATGCTTCTTCCTACAGGTGGTCTACGGTAGGGGCACGATGCTGGCGAGGAAGGGCGTCTTGGCGGAGAAGTACCTGCTGACCAGGCTAGTGGAGGACAACCTGTCGCAGCCGTGCTACCGGGCCAAGGCTAGCAGGGCCCGCTTCGTCACCAAGAAGGGCAGGTGCAACGTGGCCCACAAGAACATCCGCGAACAGGGCCGCTTCCTGCAGGACATCTTTACCACCCTGGTGGACCTCAAGTGGCCTTACACGCTGGTCATCTTCACCATGTCCTTCCTGTGCAGCTGGATGGTATTCGCCATGCTGTGGTGGTTGATCGCCTTCGCCCACGGTGACCTGGACGCCGGGCGGGTCGGGGCGGTGCCGTGCATCACCAGCATCACCAGCTTCACCTCGGCCTTCCTCTTCTCCATCGAGGTGCAGGTCACCATCGGTTTTGGCGGGCGAATGGTGACGGAGGAGTGCCCGGCGGCCATCGTCGCCCTGATCGTCCAGAACATCACGGGGCTGATCGTCAACGCCGTCATGCTGGGCTGCATCTTCATGAAGACGGCCCAGGCCAACCGTCGGGCGGAGACCATCATCTTCAGCCGCCATGCGGTGGTTGCCCTGCGCGACGGCCTACCCCGCCTCATGTTCCGCCTGGGCGACCTGCGCAAGAGCATGATCATCAGCGCCACCATCCGCATGCAGCTGGTGAAGAAGACCACCACCCGGGAGGGCGAGGTGGTCCCCATCTCGCAGATCGAGGTGCAGGTGGAGAACCCGGTGCGCACCAACGCCATCTTCCTGGTGTCGCCGCTCATCATCAGCCACACCATCGACCGCCGCAGCCCGCTCTACGCCGTCTCCAAGGCGGACCTCCAGCAGGGCGACCTGGAGCTGGTGGTCCTGCTGGAGGGAGTGGTGGAGACCACCGGCATCACCACCCAGGCCCGCACGTCCTACCTGCCCGACGAGATCCTGTGGGGCCACCGCTTCGTCCCCATCGTGACGGAGGAGGAGGGCCGGTACTCGGTCGACTACTCCAAGTTCGGCAACACggtgaagaccaacatgccgcCGCACAGCGCCGAGGAGCAGGAGAGGGGCCGGGACCAAAGCAGCAACGGGCCTAGGCCTCTGGCGGGCGCTCTGCGCAAACGTAGCTCCTCCAAGCCCGGCAACCCATCGGGCATAAAGCCGGCCGTGCACTTCCAGTCGCTAGACTCCCTCTCGGATCTATGatccaggtagagctgctgcctcacagcgccagggacccgggttcgatcccgaccacgggtgctgtctgtacagggtttgttcgttctccccgtgagtttagCCCTGGCCCTCCGGttgcctcccatgctccaaactcTACCGTGTCGCCATTGATGAGCACAAGCAgtagcggactggccagggtgtcagcttgcccgatggcaagtgggcccctgttaaatgatagcattgtagttgtgcgtgggccccctttgtcccctggcaaccaatatttttagacccagtccgccactgagcaCAAGGTTCATAAAGCACAGCcatgtgcccctgtcccacttaggaaacctgaacggaaacctctggagactttgccccccccacccaaggtttccgtgcggttcccggaggttgcaggaggttgcaggtagtggaagcaggtagggagactgacaaaaacctccaggaaccgcacggaaaccttgggtggggagcaaagtctccagaggtttccgttcaggttttctaagtgggacaggggcatgacgcAACTTTTCCgtcgactgccagcacccgtcatgggtcgttgcaggttgctgaaatttttcaacatgttgaaaatccagcggcaaccagaaagacgctacgactgtttgggcgactgaggagacgactcacgaccatcctGACGACATGTCCCGGGGTGAAGCcattatggtcgtgagtagtcgcccaaagagtcgtaccttgttctggtcgccgctggattttcaacctgTTGGAAATTTTCAGCAACCTGTaaagacctatgacgggtgccggcagtcgacggaaaagttgcgtaagtgggacaggcccactaggGGTTAAAAGCACAAATTGTATTTGGATCATTGACAGGTCACTCGAGTACGCCACCTAGTTTTAAAGCACAGTGGTAGGACTGAATAAAACCTAGAATTCTCCATCACCATCATTGGAGGCAATTGAACGACCCCTGTTAGAAAGCACGTTTTTTTTATTGACTTGAAGGGccagccacggtggcacagcggtagagttgctgcctcacagcgccagagaccctggttcgatcctgactatgggtgctgtctgtacggagtttgtaccttctcccagtcaCCACGTgatatttctccaggtgctctcatGTCCTCCCACGCACCcccaaagagtcaagagtcaagagtcaatttaattgtcatttggacccctagaggtccaaacgaaatgccgtttctgcagccatacattacacacaaatagacccagacacaacataattacaattttacataaacatccatcacatagctgtgatggaaggccaaaaaaaaaaacttatctctccactgcactctccccccccccccgatgtcagagtcaaagtcaaagcccccggctggcgatggcgattgttccgcggccattgaagccacgccgggtggtgcgaggtcgcacaccgggtcttggtgttggagcccccggtgtgcgctcgcaagtacccgcggctattccagccgcgcggggcggtgtagtgaggccccgctccatgagctcttcaaccccgcaactcgggcgagagaattctccgttgcaggagccccgaaaagcggtctctctccagggatccgcgggctcctggcgccgctgtccgcagacccgcagcagcagcctccgactcagcagcggcatcggcagcagcagcagcagcagcagcagcagcagcagcagcagcgttcctccaccgctccggtctcggccagctccgtgacggcaacggtgagtcggcacctgagtccccggcttcttcctgttggaggccgctcctcgttgcggcctcaacgacaacggaacccgacgagaaaaagtcgggtctccagtgcagggagagatttaaaaagtttcccccccccccctcccaccccacccccacacccccacacacacaccccaacaaaaaataacaaaaactacattaaaacacagacagaaaataataaaaacgcggacagactgcagaggccgctgtaggttcgtaggttaattggcttcggtaaagattgtaaattgtccctggtgtgtaggatagtgctagtgtacggggtgatcgcgggccggcacagactcggtgggccgaagggcctgtttccgcgctgtatctctcaact
This genomic window from Leucoraja erinacea ecotype New England chromosome 37, Leri_hhj_1, whole genome shotgun sequence contains:
- the LOC129713785 gene encoding ATP-sensitive inward rectifier potassium channel 11-like, whose translation is MLARKGVLAEKYLLTRLVEDNLSQPCYRAKASRARFVTKKGRCNVAHKNIREQGRFLQDIFTTLVDLKWPYTLVIFTMSFLCSWMVFAMLWWLIAFAHGDLDAGRVGAVPCITSITSFTSAFLFSIEVQVTIGFGGRMVTEECPAAIVALIVQNITGLIVNAVMLGCIFMKTAQANRRAETIIFSRHAVVALRDGLPRLMFRLGDLRKSMIISATIRMQLVKKTTTREGEVVPISQIEVQVENPVRTNAIFLVSPLIISHTIDRRSPLYAVSKADLQQGDLELVVLLEGVVETTGITTQARTSYLPDEILWGHRFVPIVTEEEGRYSVDYSKFGNTVKTNMPPHSAEEQERGRDQSSNGPRPLAGALRKRSSSKPGNPSGIKPAVHFQSLDSLSDL